In the Populus trichocarpa isolate Nisqually-1 chromosome 1, P.trichocarpa_v4.1, whole genome shotgun sequence genome, one interval contains:
- the LOC7465150 gene encoding zinc finger CCCH domain-containing protein 56, producing MTPLSPMESNSFTEDMSYSIDTEHSFSSLLEFAAGNDVEGFRRSVFDESEVKQVGLWYGRHGGSRKMVLEQRTPLMIAAKYGSVDIVKLILSLPEVDINFCCGPDKSTALHCAVSGGSVNAISVVKLLLLAGADTNAFDANGCRPIDVIVAPSKFPHLKIALEELLKNGSVCQWDMMPVSCPSLRSSSPSLSSLIDEGSSSSPSGSILSPVTRMPNDVHSSAKKGYPVDPTIPDIKNSVYASDEFRMFSFKIQRCSRAYAHDWTECPFVHPGENARRRDPRKFHYSCAPCPGHRNGTCRRGDLCEYAHGIFESWLHPTQYKTRLCKEGTNCMRRVCFFAHTSNELRSLNMSTGAASSKVDVMDFTTASKLLPSSPSAVSSTSPSTFNPLKHLSSNSSHPSVPWPQQTIPNLHSSLQASRLRSSLNARDISSEELNGLRDFAFQQHLPLNEPSSFSQLQYNGSYTDLFSPSNTLNHSNLDKIFYANVSSPQHPEQLGGVASVFSPTYSSAALNQQQQHQKSKASRIQGISSYINYPVSSLGSQLSAHVRQEKMLQQLQSSLLSQKFSSKPSYDLGSNGTNSGSIWKSENRNVDRFIQADEMGQPRTSCSIEHVGEEPDVSWVHSMLKDSPSETNEATAIPVSAILDGSTSNPHIESSDYVALQAWLDGLQLDQNVA from the coding sequence ATGACTCCATTGTCTCCCATGGAAAGCAATTCTTTTACTGAAGATATGAGCTACTCGATTGATACCGAGCATTCTTTTTCCTCGTTGCTTGAGTTTGCGGCAGGTAATGACGTCGAGGGTTTCAGGCGATCAGTGTTTGATGAATCCGAGGTTAAGCAGGTTGGACTATGGTACGGTCGCCATGGGGGATCGAGGAAGATGGTTCTCGAGCAGAGAACCCCTTTAATGATTGCTGCTAAATATGGCAGTGTTGACATTGTGAAACTAATTCTTTCTCTACCTGAGGTAGATATAAATTTCTGTTGTGGCCCGGATAAGAGCACTGCTCTTCATTGTGCTGTTTCTGGTGGATCTGTTAATGCCATCTCTGTTGTCAAGTTGCTATTACTTGCAGGTGCTGATACTAATGCCTTTGATGCCAATGGTTGTCGCCCAATTGATGTTATCGTTGCTCCCTCAAAATTTCCTCACCTGAAAATTGCACTTGAAGAGCTCTTGAAAAATGGTTCTGTCTGTCAATGGGATATGATGCCAGTTTCATGTCCTAGTTTGAGATCCAGTTCACCTTCTCTGTCATCATTGATTGATGAAGGTTCCTCGTCCTCTCCCTCGGGCTCTATATTGTCGCCAGTTACCCGTATGCCTAACGATGTACATTCTTCTGCTAAGAAAGGATACCCTGTTGATCCAACTATTCCTGATATTAAGAACAGTGTTTACGCTAGCGATGAGTTTAGGATGTTCTCCTTCAAGATCCAACGTTGTTCCAGGGCATATGCCCATGATTGGACCGAGTGTCCTTTTGTTCATCCAGGTGAGAATGCAAGGAGAAGGGACCCAAGGAAGTTCCATTACAGTTGTGCACCATGTCCAGGTCACAGGAATGGGACATGTAGGCGTGGGGATTTGTGTGAATATGCTCATGGGATTTTCGAGAGCTGGCTACACCCTACCCAATACAAGACTCGACTTTGCAAGGAAGGCACGAATTGCATGCGTCGAGTGTGTTTCTTTGCTCACACATCAAATGAACTGAGATCTCTGAATATGTCTACTGGAGCTGCATCCTCTAAAGTAGATGTTATGGATTTCACCACGGCCTCGAAGTTGTTGCCTAGCTCCCCTTCAGCAGTTTCCTCGACGTCACCTTCTACATTTAATCCACTGAAGCATCTTTCAAGCAACAGTTCACACCCATCTGTGCCTTGGCCTCAGCAAACTATCCCAAATTTGCATAGCAGTCTCCAAGCAAGCCGTCTGAGAAGTTCTCTCAATGCAAGAGACATTTCATCCGAGGAGCTTAATGGATTGCGGGATTTTGCATTCCAGCAACATCTGCCCCTAAACGAGCCATCctctttctctcagctacaGTACAATGGTTCCTATACCGatcttttttctccttcaaaCACCCTGAACCACTCAAATCTAGACAAGATTTTCTATGCAAATGTCTCATCTCCTCAGCATCCTGAGCAACTGGGAGGTGTTGCATCTGTTTTCTCTCCCACATATTCGTCAGCAGCTCTTAATCAACAGCAGCAGCATCAGAAAAGCAAGGCATCTCGAATTCAGGGGATATCATCTTATATCAATTATCCTGTGTCCTCTTTGGGCTCTCAACTATCTGCTCATGTTCGCCAGGAGAAGATGTTGCAACAATTACAAAGCAGCCTTCTCTCACAGAAGTTTAGTTCTAAGCCATCATATGACCTTGGATCCAATGGTACAAATTCAGGGTCAATATGGAAATCTGAGAACAGGAATGTAGATAGGTTTATACAGGCGGACGAAATGGGTCAGCCACGCACATCATGTTCAATTGAGCACGTTGGAGAGGAACCCGATGTGTCATGGGTTCATTCAATGTTAAAGGACTCACCATCTGAGACAAACGAGGCAACTGCTATTCCAGTCTCGGCCATCCTTGATGGCTCTACTTCAAATCCTCACATCGAATCCAGTGATTACGTGGCTTTGCAAGCCTGGCTTGACGGGTTGCAGCTTGATCAGAACGTTGCTTag
- the LOC7465149 gene encoding chaperonin-like RbcX protein 2, chloroplastic — protein sequence MVGALSVMGSSVVDPHTSPCLCLDSLPTTNIGLKNSGDLALQRSSIKRKQLTRPGSLELGSSFVDSWHDWRLSSKAISGIVSKSSRKQRKDRGLVIVSELAGQYEDSFEDVKTQLLNYFTYKAVRTVLNQLYEMNPTQYTWFYNFVAHNKPGDGKRFLRALVKEKQDLAERVMVTRLHLYGKWIKKCDHAEIYKEISDENLELMRERLKETVIWPSDDTNTEKIG from the exons ATGGTGGGAGCTTTATCTGTAATGGGCTCATCTGTGGTGGATCCACACACCAGTCCATGTTTGTGTTTGGATTCGCTGCCCACAACTAATATTGGTCTTAAGAACAGTGGAGATTTGGCTTTGCAAAGGAGTTCAATAAAGAGAAAGCAGTTAACAAGGCCAGGATCATTGGAACTGGGGAGTTCTTTCGTGGACTCATGGCATGATTGGAGGCTCTCATCAAAAGCTATTTCAGGAATCGTTAGTAAGAGCTCAAGGAAACAGAGAAAGGATAGGGGACTTGTGATTGTCAGCGAGTTGGCGGGGCAATATGAGGATAGTTTTGAGGATGTCAAAACG CAACTACTCAATTATTTCACATACAAAGCTGTAAGGACTGTACTTAACCAGCTCTACGAGATGAATCCAACGCAATATACATGGTTTTATAA TTTTGTTGCGCATAATAAGCCAGGAGATGGCAAGCGTTTCCTTCGCGCTCTCGTGAAG GAGAAGCAGGACCTTGCAGAAAGAGTGATGGTCACACGCCTTCACCTGTATGGGAAATGGATTAAG AAATGTGATCATGCTGAGATATATAAAGAAATCTCTGATGAGAACTTGGAGTTGATGCGTGAACGGCTCAAAGAGACTGTGATATGGCCATCAGATGACACAAACACAGAGAAGATTGGCTGA